One Clostridium sp. CM027 genomic window carries:
- a CDS encoding endospore germination permease produces MKNEVISERQATILIILFIIGTSFLRGSGGGDAKQDAWIAIIIAILWSIILLLMFSKILSSYPGKDLFDILQIVMGKFIGKTISILMIWFAFHDGSLTLRSLSEFTDILALPDTPVVVPMIFFTILLIWCLKEGIEVLGRWSEFFIWIVILIFFTVSIFSISQMNISKLKPILSSGAAPLLRGAFSSFTYPFGETVIFTMVFSNISKVRNYKKTFMVGLLVGGGLIFLATLRNILVLGSGTLSRLYFPSPTVISLIHLGNLLQRLEMTVAIQFLVCVFVKVSICIFAVCNGISKVFGFNDYKFIATPVALLMFNFSFFVYESTMEMSSWTLNILPYYSFVFEVIIPLVIFIVVEIRSRSSKTTSVIK; encoded by the coding sequence ATGAAAAATGAAGTTATTTCTGAAAGACAAGCTACAATACTTATAATACTTTTTATAATTGGAACTTCTTTTTTAAGAGGATCTGGAGGAGGCGATGCAAAACAAGATGCCTGGATAGCAATAATTATTGCTATTTTGTGGTCTATTATATTGTTACTTATGTTTTCTAAAATTTTATCCTCATATCCTGGGAAAGATTTATTTGATATACTTCAAATCGTTATGGGGAAGTTTATAGGGAAAACAATAAGTATACTAATGATATGGTTTGCCTTTCATGATGGCTCCTTAACTCTTAGAAGCTTATCAGAATTTACTGATATCTTAGCGTTACCTGATACACCAGTGGTAGTTCCTATGATTTTTTTTACTATACTTCTTATATGGTGTTTAAAAGAAGGTATTGAAGTCTTAGGAAGATGGTCTGAGTTCTTCATTTGGATTGTAATTCTAATATTTTTTACTGTCTCTATATTTTCAATTTCACAAATGAATATAAGCAAATTAAAACCAATACTAAGTAGCGGTGCCGCTCCACTTCTAAGAGGTGCTTTCTCAAGTTTTACTTATCCATTTGGTGAAACCGTAATTTTTACAATGGTATTTTCTAATATATCTAAAGTTAGAAATTATAAAAAAACATTTATGGTAGGCTTACTAGTGGGTGGAGGGCTTATATTTTTAGCAACATTAAGAAATATTTTAGTATTAGGAAGTGGAACCTTATCAAGATTATATTTCCCTTCTCCCACGGTAATAAGCCTTATTCACCTAGGTAATTTGCTTCAAAGACTCGAAATGACAGTAGCTATTCAATTTTTAGTATGCGTCTTTGTTAAAGTAAGTATATGTATTTTTGCAGTTTGCAATGGAATTTCCAAGGTTTTTGGATTTAATGATTACAAATTTATTGCAACACCTGTAGCTCTTCTAATGTTTAACTTCTCTTTTTTTGTTTACGAGAGTACCATGGAAATGTCATCCTGGACTTTGAATATATTGCCATATTATTCTTTTGTATTTGAAGTTATAATACCTTTAGTTATTTTTATTGTGGTGGAGATTAGGAGTAGAAGTTCAAAAACAACAAGCGTAATTAAATAA
- a CDS encoding Ger(x)C family spore germination protein, whose protein sequence is MKKKIVIIIFIIAMCPIILCGCWNYSEIDTLAIVAGVAIDKDISTNKYIVTTEVITTQRQGGSSTIGSELYSSEGDSIFNAVRNMIKKTGLKLFWSAEKVLIISEPVANEGVIPVIDWAHRDSSLRSDMWILIAKGDSAAEILKTKVNLNNVTSFHLNDAMTSWETLSKFPNSMLWLFVDAMSSEGKSEAIATVKNELNAGTIVPNLNGSAIFKSDKLVGYIDGDETLYMLMIQNKIKQGLITLKDVSGSGTSITLEIHENKTKLTPLYNNGISSLIIDIYPVVTISEVGGTKDFIKEENLKILKSEAEKKIEDNIQSLISKLQKNYHSDVLGFGEIFKKEKPKVSETYKNNGEDILIGLKTEVNVHLKIKGSGTTTNPISIEK, encoded by the coding sequence ATGAAAAAAAAAATCGTAATCATAATTTTTATTATAGCTATGTGTCCTATTATATTATGCGGGTGCTGGAACTATAGCGAAATAGACACATTAGCAATAGTAGCTGGCGTTGCTATAGATAAGGATATATCAACAAATAAATATATTGTTACAACAGAAGTTATAACCACGCAACGTCAAGGTGGTTCCTCAACCATTGGTTCTGAGCTATATAGCTCCGAAGGTGACAGTATATTTAATGCGGTGAGAAATATGATAAAAAAAACTGGTTTAAAACTTTTTTGGAGTGCTGAAAAGGTGCTAATAATAAGTGAGCCAGTCGCAAATGAAGGGGTAATTCCGGTGATCGATTGGGCCCATAGAGACTCCAGCCTTAGATCAGATATGTGGATTCTAATAGCAAAGGGTGATAGTGCTGCCGAAATTTTAAAAACTAAGGTTAATCTTAATAACGTAACTTCATTTCATCTTAATGATGCCATGACTTCATGGGAAACACTCTCTAAATTTCCTAACTCAATGTTATGGTTATTTGTCGATGCAATGTCTTCAGAAGGTAAGTCTGAAGCAATAGCTACAGTTAAAAATGAGCTTAATGCTGGAACTATAGTTCCTAATTTAAATGGCTCTGCTATTTTTAAGTCCGATAAGCTTGTAGGATATATAGATGGAGACGAAACCCTATACATGCTTATGATTCAGAACAAAATAAAACAAGGGTTAATTACTTTGAAAGATGTTTCAGGTTCTGGCACCAGCATAACCTTAGAAATACATGAAAATAAAACTAAATTAACCCCCCTTTATAACAATGGAATATCATCACTTATAATTGATATATACCCAGTTGTAACTATATCTGAGGTTGGAGGAACTAAAGATTTTATTAAAGAGGAAAATTTAAAAATACTTAAGAGTGAAGCAGAAAAAAAAATTGAAGATAATATACAATCTTTAATTAGTAAATTACAGAAAAATTACCATAGCGACGTTTTAGGTTTTGGAGAAATTTTCAAAAAAGAAAAACCAAAAGTAAGTGAGACTTACAAAAATAATGGAGAAGATATTTTGATAGGTCTAAAGACTGAAGTTAACGTGCACCTGAAAATAAAGGGTAGTGGTACAACAACAAATCCTATTTCAATAGAAAAATAA
- the mscL gene encoding large-conductance mechanosensitive channel protein MscL → MLKEFKKFALKGSVLDLAIAVVIGAAFSKIVTSLVNEIIMPFLGILMGGINFSSLQYDIPSSIAGGVALSIKYGLFIQSIIDFLIIAFSLFIFIKAIQSVKKKEIEKIIAPKISNEEVLLSEIRDLLQQRK, encoded by the coding sequence ATGTTGAAAGAATTTAAGAAATTTGCTCTTAAAGGGAGTGTATTAGATTTAGCAATAGCTGTTGTTATAGGTGCGGCGTTTTCTAAAATAGTTACCTCTTTAGTGAATGAAATTATAATGCCCTTCCTTGGCATATTAATGGGTGGAATTAATTTTAGTAGTTTACAATATGATATACCTTCATCTATAGCCGGTGGAGTAGCATTGTCAATTAAATATGGTTTATTTATTCAATCTATCATAGACTTTTTAATAATTGCTTTTTCACTTTTTATATTTATAAAAGCTATACAATCTGTTAAAAAGAAAGAAATCGAAAAAATTATCGCTCCCAAAATTTCAAATGAAGAAGTGCTATTAAGTGAAATTAGAGACTTATTACAACAAAGAAAATAA